One Mytilus trossulus isolate FHL-02 chromosome 5, PNRI_Mtr1.1.1.hap1, whole genome shotgun sequence DNA segment encodes these proteins:
- the LOC134718433 gene encoding uncharacterized protein LOC134718433 codes for MLDQSLQKSTSKRQHFVEFMGNMFRNGHAEEAPTLEQNEECWYLPLFGVYHPKKKDKIRVVFDSSAKQDGISLNNVLLSGPDFTNSLVGVLLRFRKERIAVMADIEQMFYCFKVNSSHRNYLRFFWYKNNIPGEQLIEYRMCVHVFGNTPSPAIATYGLRKCVEKEPTENDVKEYVNRNFYVDDGLVNFTNEEEAVSVLKRTQQSLLENGKLKLHKIASNSEKVMNAFSPDELAKELKTLDLNKDELPIQHSLGMSWDLQQDSFTYKLSNEEKPITRRGVLSSINSLFDPLGFISPVILQGRILMRDIIAETTDWDLPLSNDIQQKWIEWRDSLRPIEQFSIRRTFVESSFCSSLDKQLHIFSDASEQAIASVAFLRTSDAEFSINTGFVFGKCKVAPKHGHTIPRLELCAAVMAVEIGEIICEHLDMNSAEIKYYTDSKVVLGYINNQVRRFQVYVANRVGKIRKASKPEQWTYVNTDHNPADIGTRLIFADQLQTSSWLTGPEFLQESDTLSQRIATSFPLINPNTDKELKTEIQVIKSVLKCDNLGSQRFNRFSNWWKLVRTISRLQRLASSYSHNKLKDNLESNELEAHRKAEIFIIKEVQKEDFGREIECLRNKRPLPNNSSVLSLSPVLDENGILRVGGRLRNAKITSKEKTPILISGKHHIATLIVRHYHNDVQHQGRHLTEGTIRSAGWWITGCKRLVSSIIFKCVKCRRLRGSLSEQKMADLPDVRLSPCAPFSFVGVDVFGPWNIVTRRTRGGVANSKRWAVLFTCLASRAVHIEVIEEMSSSSFINALRRFYALRGKVQEFRSDRGSNFVGCTDTLQIDALNVEDGEVRTLLNKNRTIWRFNTPHSSHMGGSWERMIGIARKILNNMLFDVRYKNLTHEVLTTFMAEVTAIMNARPIVPVSTDSDNPTILTPSLLLTQKTSDQEDSFENITSTACMYQSQWKYVQTLAEIFWKRWSREYLQTLQKRQKWKKEVTNLKQGDIIIMREKDMVRSEWPIGTILRTFASENDNLIRKIEVRVIKQGKPVIYVRPITEIVKLLSE; via the coding sequence ATGCTCGATCAATCTCTTCAGAAAAGTACGAGTAAGCGTCAGCATTTCGTAGAATTCATGGGCAACATGTTTCGTAATGGTCATGCCGAAGAAGCTCCAACCTTAGAACAAAACGAGGAATGTTGGTATCTGCCTTTATTTGGAGTGTACCACCCTAAGAAAAAAGATAAGATAAGAGTTGTTTTCGATTCTTCGGCTAAACAGGATGGCATATCCTTAAATAATGTTCTACTCTCTGGACCGGATTTTACAAATAGTTTGGTTGGAGTATTGCTCAGATTCAGAAAAGAGAGAATCGCTGTAATGGCCGACATAGAGcaaatgttttactgttttaaGGTAAACAGTTCACACCGTAACTATTTACGATTCTTTTGGTACAAGAACAACATTCCTGGAGAGCAACTTATCGAATACAGAATGTGTGTTCACGTCTTTGGAAACACACCGTCTCCAGCAATTGCCACCTACGGTCTACGGAAGTGTGTTGAAAAAGAACCAACAGAGAACGATGTCAAAGAATACGTAAATAGGAACTTTTATGTGGATGACGGACTCGTTAATTTCACGAATGAGGAAGAAGCTGTCAGTGTCCTTAAGAGGACTCAACAATCTCTACTTGAAAACGGAAAATTGAAACTTCATAAAATTGCATCGAACAGTGAAAAAGTAATGAACGCCTTCAGTCCAGATGAGTTGGCTAAAGAGCTGAAAACCTTAGATCTAAACAAAGATGAGCTACCTATTCAACACAGTCTTGGAATGAGTTGGGACTTGCAACAGGACTCGTTTACTTACAAATTATCAAATGAAGAGAAACCTATAACACGTAGAGGTGTGTTATCATCAATAAATAGCTTGTTCGACCCATTAGGGTTTATCTCCCCTGTCATTCTACAAGGTAGAATTCTTATGAGAGACATCATTGCCGAAACAACTGACTGGGACTTACCACTATCTAATGATATTCAGCAAAAATGGATCGAATGGAGAGACTCTTTAAGGCCAATAGAACAATTTTCGATACGAAGAACATTTGTAGAATCGTCATTCTGTTCAAGCTTGGACAAACAGTTACATATTTTCTCGGACGCCTCAGAACAGGCAATAGCAAGTGTAGCTTTTTTGAGAACATCTGACGCAGAGTTTTCTATCAACACCGGTTTCGTATTTGGGAAATGCAAAGTGGCGCCCAAACATGGCCATACAATACCACGATTAGAACTATGTGCCGCAGTTATGGCTGTTGAAATAGGAGAAATAATCTGTGAACATCTAGATATGAACTCGGCTGAGATAAAGTACTATACAGATAGTAAGGTAGTGTTAGGTTACATTAACAACCAGGTTAGACGTTTTCAAGTCTATGTTGCAAACCGAGTTGGTAAAATTAGGAAAGCTTCAAAACCGGAACAATGGACATATGTGAATACTGATCATAATCCGGCCGATATTGGAACAAGACTTATATTCGCGGATCAGCTACAAACTAGTTCTTGGCTAACAGGACCCGAATTTTTACAGGAATCTGACACGCTTAGTCAAAGAATAGCTACTTCATTTCCTCTCATAAATCCTAACACTGACAAAGAATTGAAAACAGAAATACAAGTCATCAAATCTGTCTTAAAATGTGACAACCTTGGGTCACAAAGATTCAACCGATTCTCCAATTGGTGGAAATTAGTTCGTACCATTTCACGCTTACAGCGACTTGCTAGTAGTTACTCACACAACAAATTAAAGGACAATTTGGAGTCAAACGAGCTTGAAGCTCATCGAAAAGCTGAAATTTTTATCATCAAAGAAGTTCAAAAGGAGGACTTTGGTAGAGAAATCGAGTGTCTCAGAAATAAAAGACCTCTGCCTAATAACAGTTCCGTTTTATCTTTGAGTCCCGTCTTGGACGAAAATGGAATTTTGAGAGTAGGTGGAAGACTTCGTAATGCTAAAATCacatcaaaagaaaaaacaccGATCCTTATTTCTGGAAAACATCATATTGCTACTTTGATTGTCCGTCACTACCATAACGATGTACAACATCAAGGGAGACATCTTACTGAAGGTACTATTCGATCTGCTGGGTGGTGGATTACAGGCTGCAAACGACTGGTCTCatctataatttttaaatgCGTAAAATGTCGACGACTTCGAGGTTCGTTGAGTGAACAGAAAATGGCCGATTTACCAGACGTAAGATTATCGCCATGCGCACCGTTCAGTTTTGTTGGTGTAGATGTATTTGGACCATGGAACATAGTAACAAGACGCACTAGAGGAGGCGTAGCAAATTCCAAAAGATGGGCAGTGCTATTTACATGCTTGGCATCTAGAGCTGTCCATATAGAGGTGATAGAAGAAATGAGCTCCTCTTCTTTCATCAACGCTCTACGCAGATTCTATGCACTTCGAGGAAAAGTGCAAGAGTTCCGTTCCGATAGAGGTTCAAACTTCGTTGGATGTACCGACACCCTGCAAATCGATGCTTTAAACGTTGAAGATGGCGAAGTAAGAACACTTCTCAACAAGAATAGAACAATATGGAGGTTTAATACACCTCACTCTTCTCACATGGGTGGTTCATGGGAGCGAATGATTGGGATAGCTCGtaaaattctaaataacatGCTTTTTGACGTGAGATACAAGAATTTGACTCATGAAGTTTTAACAACATTTATGGCAGAGGTAACAGCCATTATGAACGCCCGACCGATTGTACCAGTCTCCACTGATTCTGACAATCCTACAATTCTGACACCTTCTCTTTTATTAACTCAGAAAACATCTGATCAGGAAGATagctttgaaaatattacatcaaCTGCATGTATGTACCAATCACAATGGAAATATGTTCAGACATTAGCTGAGATATTTTGGAAACGTTGGAGTAGGGAATATCTGCAAACACTACAAAAGAGACAAAAGTGGAAAAAGGAAGTGACAAATTTGAAACAAGGAGACATTATTATTATGCGAGAAAAAGACATGGTTAGGTCCGAATGGCCAATTGGAACAATATTAAGAACATTCGCCAGCGAGAATGACAATCTTATAAGGAAAATAGAAGTGAGAGTTATTAAACAAGGAAAACCAGTTATCTATGTCCGTCCGATAACAGAGATTGTGAAACTTTTGTCTGAGTGA
- the LOC134719267 gene encoding uncharacterized protein LOC134719267, producing MSTETVIRKMEKVQGKPFIETGEDVINADGQGNLPFIIDDSVTTQSPEDVRPKRVRKLTSGGQELYEKDVGKYTAELIHYRKNLDILNKSYYSGELEISDVKLLPDRIRSELSKYQQISEKFIGFLNRYRTKESAREEATQKLIYKSIITKAKTMLNEIEIKLKQSQSVKSIATGRQSKSSRSSSASSILIKQRAKMDAAKTNLRFVSQEAELERLQFELEEEELKTKAELLKKKVEAKLKMNILKSEKEVAIAEAEFNAVREEMEMEGSRSSGRSMASVVDPRQHVERYLQEQRELMKSGYTNPQQMHPPELNIHATPFEPKTEDIRQTNYEINNVSVANELSKFLLKKDLLMSRFMKFNDQAESYHVWKASFSNITEELSVNAREELDLLMKWLGPESSKHAESLRIANAKDPVKCLKRVWERLEERYGGPEMVETNVKSKIEQISNNYQQRSQEVI from the coding sequence ATGAGCACAGAAACAGTAATACGTAAAATGGAAAAGGTTCAAGGCAAACCTTTTATCGAAACTGGAGAAGATGTAATAAACGCTGACGGTCAAGGCAACCTACCATTTATTATTGATGATTCAGTTACAACACAATCACCAGAGGACGTAAGGCCAAAACGGGTGAGAAAGTTAACGTCTGGTGGACAGGAACTGTACGAAAAAGACGTAGGAAAATACACTGCGGAGCTAATCCACTACAGAAAGAACttagatattttaaacaaaagttaCTACTCAGGAGAACTAGAAATATCCGATGTTAAACTATTGCCAGACAGAATAAGATCGGAACTgtcaaaatatcaacaaatttcagaaaaattcaTCGGCTTTCTGAACAGATACAGAACTAAAGAGAGCGCCCGGGAAGAGGCAACACAAAAACTAATCTATAAAAGTATCATTACAAAGGCTAAAACCATGTTAAATGAGATCGAAATTAAATTGAAGCAGTCACAATCCGTCAAATCTATCGCTACTGGTAGACAATCTAAATCCTCTAGATCCTCCTCCGCAAGTTCAATACTAATTAAACAAAGAGCAAAAATGGATGCCGCTAAGACAAATCTACGCTTTGTTAGTCAAGAGGCAGAACTTGAAAGATTACAATTCGAGCTTGAAGAGgaagaacttaaaacaaaagcagaactattaaagaaaaaagtcgAAGCAAagttgaaaatgaatattttaaaatcagaaaaagaAGTTGCAATTGCTGAAGCTGAGTTTAATGCCGTCCGTGAAGAGATGGAGATGGAGGGATCACGTTCTAGTGGAAGATCTATGGCATCAGTTGTCGATCCTCGTCAGCACGTCGAGAGATATCTTCAGGAACAAAGGGAACTAATGAAATCCGGATATACAAACCCTCAACAAATGCACCCTCCAGAGCTCAACATTCACGCCACACCTTTTGAACCAAAGACCGAAGATATTAGACaaacaaattatgaaattaacaaCGTTTCCGTGGCAAACGAACTCTCAAAGTTCTTATTAAAGAAGGATTTGTTAATGTCtcgttttatgaaatttaacgACCAAGCAGAGTCTTATCACGTTTGGAAAGCTTCGTTTTCCAATATAACTGAAGAACTTAGCGTCAACGCGCGAGAAGAACTTGATTTATTGATGAAATGGCTTGGGCCAGAATCCTCAAAACATGCAGAAAGTCTGAGGATAGCCAATGCAAAAGACCCAGTAAAATGTCTAAAGCGAGTATGGGAGAGACTTGAAGAGAGATATGGCGGACCAGAAATGGTTGAAACGaatgtaaaatcaaaaattgaacaaatttCCAATAATTACCAACAAAGATCACAAGAAGTTATATGA